Proteins co-encoded in one Phycodurus eques isolate BA_2022a chromosome 21, UOR_Pequ_1.1, whole genome shotgun sequence genomic window:
- the LOC133396316 gene encoding leucine-rich repeat-containing protein 19-like, giving the protein MGQPQQFLRLLWLVSFVGIYTKNNDAAVAVEDTHVHNLTDKSLKAIPLSISNSSVTSLVIERNQITLTSGDRHCLASYPRLVALHLDGNQVTHIPARYLSVVPKLSMLSLSRNQISSLQPESFYGLNDLTVLNLSHNLLTSLPAMLFSKLNNLQMVDLQDNPWNCSCQLLSTIEETRATGVTIVGSNIKCASPEQQAGMHLFEALTKCYPTSSPSSTVGPQNPPSGTTGHSQQPKVPKMMLTTSPNNSDEKPVSGNTWRFTACVAALALTTSMLIVCAIKGPSWYRLFGNYRHRRLRQEENRQGRTASSIYSETGRYMNHQTFTFEHHGAEGEEDVHYFEDPYIKTEE; this is encoded by the exons ATGGGCCAGCCCCAGCAATTTCTCCGCCTGCTGTGGTTGGTCTCTTTTGTAGGAATATATACAAAGAATAACGATGCTGCAGTTGCTGTGGAAGATACACAT GTCCATAACTTAACCGACAAATCTCTGAAGGCGATCCCTCTTAGCATCAGCAACTCATCTGTTACTAGTCTTGTGATTGAGAGAAATCAGATTACTTTAACCAGTGGGGATAGACATTGCCTGGCCAGCTATCCCCGACTGGTGGCCCTCCACCTGGATGGTAACCAGGTGACCCATATACCAGCTAGGTACTTGTCTGTTGTACCCAAACTCAGCATGCTGTCACTATCAAGGAATCAAATCagcag CCTCCAACCCGAGTCTTTCTATGGACTAAACGACCTCACAGTGCTGAACCTGTCACACAACCTGCTGACGAGTCTTCCTGCAATGTTATTCAGCAAGCTTAATAATCTACAG ATGGTAGACCTACAAGACAACCCATGGAATTGTTCCTGCCAGCTGCTGAGCACCATTGAAGAGACAAGAGCCACAGGTGTCACCATTG TGGggtcaaatattaaatgtgcttCACCAGAGCAACAGGCTGGAATGCATCTTTTTGAGGCTCTCACTAAGTGCTATCCAACATCATCACCTTCCTCCACTGTGGGCCCCCAAAACCCACCATCTGGCACAACAGGGCACTCTCAACAACCAAAGGTGCCAAAAATGATGCTGACCACCAGCCCAAACAACAGCG ACGAAAAGCCTGTGTCCGGAAACACGTGGAGATTCACAGCGTGTGTTGCAGCCTTGGCACTGACTACATCCATGCTCATCGTGTGCGCCATCAAAGGCCCCTCCTGGTATCGGCTCTTCGGCAATTACAGACATAGACGACTGCGGCAAGAAGAGAACCGACAGGGGCGCACGGCTTCAAGCATCTATTCAGAGACGGGGAGATACATGAACCATCAGACGTTTACCTTTGAGCACCATGGGGCTGAGGGCGAAGAGGATGTGCACTACTTTGAGGATCCTTACATCAAGACCGAGGAGTAA
- the LOC133396653 gene encoding cyclic AMP-responsive element-binding protein 1-like isoform X1, whose product MDPPQSHNLNTEGTQTLTAMTTINPQTLAPESNAFGYYQNMWNHPNNYFPSIQGGPFCYQNEGAQTVATMAMPSTQPTQPLPIPYCTERQDNLQMQFAQPLAGDMTATQLQYANSILPQGVAQGSGPRNQSERSLMKNREAAREYRRRRKAYVQGLEERVAKLENQNKALKEDLKKWKEMCHHNGP is encoded by the exons ATGGAT CCTCCTCAGTCTCACAATTTAAACACTGAGGGGACACAGACGCTGACAGCCATGACGACAATCAACCCGCAGACACTTGCCCCTGAATCCAATGCTTTTGGCTACTACCAAAACATGTGGAATCATCCAAATAACTATTTCCCTTCAATACAAG gAGGTCCTTTCTGTTATCAGAATGAGGGAGCACAGACGGTGGCAACAATGGCTATGCCAAGTACACAACCAACACAACCTCTGCCCATTCCATACTGCACTGAGAGGCAGGATAACTTGCAGATGCAATTTGCTCAACCGCTGGCAG GTGACATGACAGCCACGCAGCTACAATACGCCAACTCCATCCTCCCACAGGGTGTGGCACAGGGCAGTGGTCCTCGTAACCAGTCGGAACGCAGCTTGATGAAAAACAG GGAAGCTGCTCGTGAATataggaggaggagaaaggccTACGTGCAAGGCTTGGAGGAACGCGTGGCAAAGCTTGAAAATCAGAATAAGGCTCTGAAGGAGGAccttaaaaaatggaaagaaatgtgTCATCATAATGGCCCTTGA
- the LOC133396653 gene encoding cyclic AMP-responsive element-binding protein 1-like isoform X2, translated as MTTINPQTLAPESNAFGYYQNMWNHPNNYFPSIQGGPFCYQNEGAQTVATMAMPSTQPTQPLPIPYCTERQDNLQMQFAQPLAGDMTATQLQYANSILPQGVAQGSGPRNQSERSLMKNREAAREYRRRRKAYVQGLEERVAKLENQNKALKEDLKKWKEMCHHNGP; from the exons ATGACGACAATCAACCCGCAGACACTTGCCCCTGAATCCAATGCTTTTGGCTACTACCAAAACATGTGGAATCATCCAAATAACTATTTCCCTTCAATACAAG gAGGTCCTTTCTGTTATCAGAATGAGGGAGCACAGACGGTGGCAACAATGGCTATGCCAAGTACACAACCAACACAACCTCTGCCCATTCCATACTGCACTGAGAGGCAGGATAACTTGCAGATGCAATTTGCTCAACCGCTGGCAG GTGACATGACAGCCACGCAGCTACAATACGCCAACTCCATCCTCCCACAGGGTGTGGCACAGGGCAGTGGTCCTCGTAACCAGTCGGAACGCAGCTTGATGAAAAACAG GGAAGCTGCTCGTGAATataggaggaggagaaaggccTACGTGCAAGGCTTGGAGGAACGCGTGGCAAAGCTTGAAAATCAGAATAAGGCTCTGAAGGAGGAccttaaaaaatggaaagaaatgtgTCATCATAATGGCCCTTGA